A genomic segment from Halomonas sp. TA22 encodes:
- a CDS encoding DUF2788 domain-containing protein, with translation MQEIIDGWVTPLLIGGLMLFMCFIIFDLARKSKAGKFGTLMLFLVLGAGMLGYLFKVVITYLMESAGGV, from the coding sequence ATGCAGGAGATCATTGACGGATGGGTCACCCCGCTACTCATCGGCGGTCTGATGCTTTTCATGTGTTTCATCATTTTCGACCTGGCCCGCAAGTCAAAAGCCGGCAAGTTCGGCACACTGATGCTGTTCCTGGTGCTTGGCGCCGGCATGCTGGGCTACCTCTTCAAGGTAGTGATCACCTACCTGATGGAGAGCGCTGGCGGCGTCTAG
- the ihfA gene encoding integration host factor subunit alpha, whose protein sequence is MGALTKAELAEHLHVELGLSKREAKTMVEAFFEEIRGCLRENEQVKLSGFGNFDLRDKRERPGRNPKTGEEIPISARRVVTFRPGQKLKSRVEGFEGTPDI, encoded by the coding sequence ATGGGGGCGTTGACCAAGGCAGAATTGGCAGAGCACCTGCACGTTGAACTAGGCCTATCCAAGCGTGAGGCCAAGACGATGGTAGAGGCTTTTTTCGAGGAAATCCGCGGCTGCCTGCGTGAAAACGAACAGGTCAAGTTGTCCGGTTTCGGCAACTTCGATCTGCGCGACAAGCGCGAGCGGCCGGGGCGCAATCCCAAAACGGGGGAAGAGATTCCCATTTCTGCCAGGCGAGTCGTCACCTTTCGTCCCGGACAGAAGCTCAAGAGTCGGGTCGAAGGCTTCGAGGGGACACCCGATATCTGA
- a CDS encoding glycosyltransferase family 1 protein — MRLCLVSETWSPDINGVAHTLGHLSRELRHRQVELLLVRPRPENDTKAPGVDAELQVRGFHLPRYSAVQFGYPSTSALITFCHEQRPDVIYIATEGPLGWSALKVAKQLSIPVVSGFHTNFDHYMGDYGLGWLKGPVRRALRHFHNRTHATLVPTLAQSEAMAKQGFDNVQVMGRGIDGDHFTPAKREQALRKSWGASEHQPVVLHVGRLAKEKNLDLLVDTLLVMHLARPDMVSVVVGDGPLRASLQRRLPNTHFTGFIDNDTLARHYASADMFLFPSCSETYGNVVAEAMASGLGVVAFKHAAAAELIESNRHGITVPLGDDAAFIVSAVTLCQSPAQYGQLGRSARLRATSRRWEKVADGFLDVLNAAQESQHESVTNACRL, encoded by the coding sequence ATGCGCCTCTGCCTGGTCAGTGAAACATGGTCGCCGGATATCAATGGTGTAGCCCATACCCTGGGACATTTGAGCCGGGAGTTGCGCCACCGACAGGTGGAGCTGCTGCTGGTGCGGCCACGTCCCGAGAATGACACCAAGGCCCCAGGAGTCGACGCTGAGTTGCAGGTGCGCGGCTTTCACCTGCCGCGCTACTCCGCCGTTCAGTTCGGCTATCCCAGCACCTCGGCACTGATCACGTTCTGCCACGAACAGCGCCCCGATGTGATCTACATCGCGACCGAAGGACCACTGGGCTGGTCGGCATTGAAAGTGGCCAAACAGTTGTCGATTCCCGTGGTAAGCGGTTTTCACACCAACTTCGACCATTACATGGGCGACTACGGCCTTGGTTGGCTAAAGGGTCCGGTACGGCGTGCGTTACGTCATTTTCATAACCGCACCCACGCGACGCTGGTGCCTACCCTTGCCCAATCAGAAGCGATGGCCAAGCAGGGTTTCGACAATGTTCAGGTGATGGGACGCGGCATCGATGGCGATCACTTCACCCCCGCCAAACGCGAACAGGCGTTGCGAAAAAGCTGGGGGGCAAGTGAGCATCAGCCCGTCGTGCTGCATGTGGGCCGCCTGGCCAAAGAGAAGAATCTCGATCTGCTGGTCGACACCCTGCTGGTGATGCATCTCGCCCGGCCGGATATGGTCAGCGTCGTGGTGGGCGATGGTCCCCTGCGTGCTTCACTGCAGCGGCGGCTTCCCAATACACATTTCACCGGTTTCATAGACAACGATACACTGGCGCGCCACTACGCCAGTGCCGACATGTTCCTGTTCCCCTCCTGCTCCGAAACCTATGGCAATGTCGTCGCCGAAGCCATGGCCAGCGGGCTTGGGGTCGTCGCCTTCAAGCATGCCGCGGCCGCCGAACTGATCGAGTCCAATCGCCACGGCATTACAGTGCCACTAGGTGACGATGCTGCCTTCATCGTATCCGCCGTCACGCTCTGCCAATCCCCGGCTCAGTATGGCCAACTAGGTCGCTCGGCACGTCTTCGCGCCACCAGCAGGCGCTGGGAAAAGGTTGCCGACGGATTCCTCGATGTACTGAACGCAGCTCAGGAGAGCCAACATGAGAGTGTCACGAACGCCTGCCGTCTTTGA
- the ppnN gene encoding nucleotide 5'-monophosphate nucleosidase PpnN, which produces MPETISTIISPEGSLEVLSQHEVNRLRDTSTSGLHELLRRCALAVLNCGNPTDDGREVMETYHDFDIEVIQQDRGIRLKLTNAPVDAFVDGKMIRGIRELLSSVLRDIVYVYNEIQTQKRFDLDTGEGTTNAIFHILRKAGALQPSRDPSLVVCWGGHSISREEYEYTKDVGYHLGLREMDICTGCGPGAMKGPMKGANVAHAKQRRRHGRYLGISEPGIIAAESPNPIVNELVIMPDIEKRLEAFVRVAHGIIVFPGGVGTAEEILYLLGILLHPDNREMPFPVVFTGPASSADYFKRIDEFLVYTLGEEVRELYRVHIDDPEGVARTMRYGIDEVTTFRRTHHDAFYYNWRLNIQRNFQEPFEPTHEAMAGLALHHGQPVHELAANLRRAFSGIVAGNVKEPGILAIEAHGPFRLHAEPELMTRLDDLLNSFVAQGRMKLPGTRYIPCYVLQ; this is translated from the coding sequence ATGCCAGAAACCATCTCCACCATCATCTCGCCGGAGGGCAGCCTGGAAGTCCTCTCCCAACATGAGGTCAACCGGCTGCGCGACACGTCGACCAGCGGTCTGCATGAACTGCTCAGACGCTGCGCCCTGGCCGTGCTCAATTGCGGTAATCCCACCGACGATGGTCGCGAGGTCATGGAAACTTACCATGACTTCGATATCGAAGTGATCCAGCAGGATCGCGGCATTCGCCTCAAGCTGACCAATGCTCCCGTCGATGCCTTCGTGGATGGCAAGATGATCCGCGGCATACGCGAGCTGCTCTCGTCGGTACTGCGCGATATCGTCTACGTCTACAACGAGATCCAGACCCAGAAGCGTTTCGATTTGGACACTGGCGAGGGGACCACCAATGCCATTTTCCATATCCTGCGCAAGGCCGGCGCCCTGCAGCCCTCCCGCGACCCCAGCCTAGTGGTCTGCTGGGGAGGACACTCGATCTCCCGCGAGGAGTATGAATATACCAAGGACGTTGGCTATCACCTCGGGCTACGCGAAATGGATATCTGCACCGGCTGCGGGCCTGGGGCCATGAAGGGGCCAATGAAGGGAGCCAACGTGGCCCATGCCAAGCAGCGCCGCAGGCATGGGCGCTATCTTGGCATCTCCGAGCCTGGAATTATTGCCGCCGAATCGCCCAACCCGATCGTCAACGAACTGGTGATCATGCCCGACATCGAGAAGCGCCTGGAGGCCTTCGTGCGCGTCGCTCACGGCATCATCGTCTTCCCCGGTGGCGTAGGAACCGCCGAAGAGATTCTCTACCTGCTCGGCATCCTGCTGCATCCCGACAACCGGGAGATGCCCTTCCCGGTGGTGTTCACTGGCCCGGCCAGCTCGGCCGACTACTTCAAGCGCATCGATGAATTTCTCGTCTATACCCTTGGCGAGGAGGTCCGGGAGCTCTATCGCGTCCATATCGACGATCCCGAGGGCGTCGCTCGTACCATGCGTTACGGGATCGATGAGGTCACCACCTTCCGGCGCACGCATCACGACGCCTTCTACTATAACTGGCGCCTGAATATCCAGCGCAACTTCCAGGAACCCTTCGAACCGACCCACGAAGCGATGGCCGGACTTGCGCTACATCACGGCCAGCCGGTACACGAGCTGGCCGCCAATCTCAGGCGCGCCTTCTCCGGGATCGTCGCGGGCAACGTCAAGGAGCCGGGCATTCTCGCCATTGAGGCGCACGGCCCTTTCCGCTTGCATGCCGAGCCAGAGCTGATGACTCGCCTTGATGACCTGCTCAACTCCTTCGTCGCCCAGGGGCGGATGAAACTGCCGGGCACCCGCTACATCCCTTGCTACGTACTGCAGTAG
- a CDS encoding flavodoxin — protein sequence MSKLKIFVGTMYGGALDVADQVKPLFEQAGYQVEILEQPTLDDLIDDAPDLALFCVSTTGSGDYPGGLVPLTRALNDRSPSLASLRYGVIALGDSSYGDTFCGAGRSLDALLHELGAQRLGERLEVDAMETFMADDAALPWAEAWIEEQRLKVD from the coding sequence ATGTCTAAACTCAAGATATTCGTAGGCACCATGTATGGCGGCGCACTGGATGTCGCCGATCAGGTCAAGCCGCTATTCGAGCAGGCGGGCTATCAGGTCGAGATACTGGAGCAGCCGACACTGGATGATCTGATCGATGACGCCCCCGATCTGGCACTGTTCTGCGTCTCCACGACGGGAAGCGGTGACTACCCGGGGGGGCTCGTGCCGCTGACGCGGGCGCTGAATGATCGAAGCCCTTCGCTTGCATCGCTTCGCTATGGCGTGATTGCCTTGGGCGATAGTTCCTATGGCGATACCTTTTGCGGTGCTGGGCGTAGTCTGGATGCGCTTCTTCATGAGTTGGGTGCCCAGCGGCTTGGCGAGCGCCTGGAAGTGGACGCCATGGAGACCTTCATGGCCGATGATGCCGCGTTGCCGTGGGCCGAGGCGTGGATCGAAGAACAACGGTTGAAGGTCGATTGA
- a CDS encoding LysR family transcriptional regulator, with protein MFNAQYFRTFITLVETGSFTQTARRLDMTQPGVSQHIRKLEQYLDKSLLNRFGRKFTLTEEGRRTHEYAIKLFAEHEHFRHSLDNDSLDSGECRIASPGSVGGMFYPFLLSYQQMYSGLTVSYSFAFNHEIVQGLLAGHYDLGIVTELSKHPDLRFEPWHQEPLCLLVPADFTGTTLNDLTGLGFMNYSDGIHHASLVLRANFPDEFRGMNRLPLQGFTNEVSLVLDAVARGLGFTVVPRLVLETSPWQRQVKELMLPHTVHETLHVVTQAGKETPRRYAKLLEDFREQRRQTLYGYAQEPDFDPER; from the coding sequence ATGTTCAACGCTCAGTACTTTCGTACCTTTATCACGCTGGTCGAAACCGGCAGCTTTACGCAGACGGCGCGTCGCCTCGACATGACGCAGCCCGGGGTCAGCCAGCATATTCGCAAGCTCGAGCAGTATCTCGATAAATCACTGCTCAACCGCTTCGGCCGGAAGTTCACCTTGACCGAGGAGGGCCGGCGTACCCATGAGTATGCAATCAAGCTCTTTGCGGAGCACGAGCACTTCCGCCACTCCCTGGATAACGACTCCCTCGACTCCGGCGAGTGCCGAATCGCCTCGCCCGGAAGTGTGGGCGGGATGTTCTACCCCTTTCTGCTCAGCTATCAGCAGATGTATTCCGGGCTTACGGTGAGCTACAGCTTTGCCTTCAATCATGAGATCGTTCAGGGCCTGCTAGCCGGTCATTACGATCTGGGAATCGTGACCGAACTCTCCAAGCATCCCGATCTACGCTTCGAGCCCTGGCATCAGGAGCCGTTGTGCTTATTGGTGCCTGCGGACTTTACCGGCACCACGCTCAATGATCTGACCGGGCTTGGCTTTATGAACTACTCTGACGGCATCCATCACGCCAGTCTGGTGCTACGGGCCAATTTCCCCGATGAATTCCGCGGCATGAACCGCTTGCCGCTGCAGGGCTTTACCAATGAGGTCTCGCTGGTACTCGACGCCGTGGCGCGTGGCTTGGGTTTTACCGTGGTGCCTCGTCTGGTGCTTGAGACTTCGCCTTGGCAGCGCCAAGTCAAGGAGTTGATGCTGCCGCATACGGTGCATGAGACGTTGCACGTGGTCACCCAGGCTGGCAAGGAGACGCCGCGGCGTTATGCCAAGCTGCTCGAGGATTTCCGCGAACAGCGTCGCCAGACGCTCTATGGCTACGCTCAGGAGCCTGATTTCGACCCCGAGCGGTAA
- the gcvT gene encoding glycine cleavage system aminomethyltransferase GcvT, with protein sequence MTQLNKTPLHDLHQELGGKMVPFAGHEMPVQYPLGVKKEHEHTRQACGLFDVSHMGQLLIHGPSPAEALETLVPADILGLPEGMQRYALFTGEEGGILDDLMVVNAGDHLYLVVNAACKDQDIAHLRIGLGHNHELEVLERGLLALQGPDAAKVMQRLCPAACEMRFMQHGRFKIDGIPVWISRSGYTGEDGFEISIAAEQTEAVARRMLAEPEVEAIGLGARDSLRLEAGLCLYGHDIDATTTPVEAGLIWAIGKPRRHGGERPAGFPGADIILHQVDAKSHQRKRVGLLGEGRAPVREGAELFDGDGQRIGEVTSGGFGPSVGKPVAMGYVELTHAEPGNVIYAEVRGKRLAMVVSKMPFVTPGYYRG encoded by the coding sequence ATGACACAACTCAACAAGACGCCGCTTCATGACCTTCACCAGGAGCTGGGCGGCAAGATGGTGCCCTTTGCCGGGCATGAGATGCCGGTACAGTATCCATTGGGTGTCAAGAAGGAGCATGAGCACACCCGCCAGGCGTGTGGCCTATTCGATGTTTCCCACATGGGGCAGCTATTGATTCATGGCCCGTCACCTGCCGAGGCGCTGGAGACCCTGGTGCCGGCGGATATTCTCGGGCTGCCCGAGGGAATGCAGCGCTATGCGCTGTTCACCGGCGAGGAGGGCGGGATACTAGACGATCTGATGGTGGTCAATGCGGGTGACCATCTCTACCTGGTGGTCAATGCCGCTTGCAAGGATCAGGATATTGCGCACTTGCGCATTGGCTTGGGACATAACCATGAGCTGGAAGTGCTGGAGAGGGGCTTGCTGGCCCTGCAGGGACCTGACGCGGCCAAGGTGATGCAGCGCCTCTGCCCGGCCGCCTGTGAGATGCGATTCATGCAGCATGGACGTTTCAAGATCGATGGCATCCCTGTGTGGATCAGCCGCAGCGGCTATACCGGCGAGGATGGTTTCGAGATATCGATTGCCGCGGAGCAGACCGAAGCGGTGGCGCGCCGTATGCTTGCCGAGCCCGAGGTCGAAGCGATCGGTCTGGGTGCGCGCGACTCACTGCGCCTCGAGGCGGGTCTATGCCTCTATGGGCATGATATCGATGCCACTACCACGCCGGTAGAGGCGGGTCTGATCTGGGCCATCGGTAAGCCTAGGCGTCACGGCGGCGAGCGTCCCGCCGGTTTCCCGGGTGCCGACATCATACTTCACCAGGTGGATGCCAAGAGCCATCAGCGCAAGCGAGTGGGGCTTTTAGGAGAGGGGCGCGCGCCGGTACGTGAGGGCGCCGAGCTGTTCGACGGCGATGGTCAGCGTATCGGTGAGGTGACGTCAGGCGGCTTTGGCCCAAGCGTCGGCAAGCCAGTGGCGATGGGTTACGTTGAGTTGACACATGCAGAACCCGGCAATGTGATCTATGCCGAGGTGCGTGGCAAACGCCTGGCGATGGTGGTAAGCAAGATGCCCTTTGTTACTCCCGGTTATTACCGCGGTTGA
- the gcvH gene encoding glycine cleavage system protein GcvH, giving the protein MSSIPSNLRYTDSHEWVLDNGDGTVTLGITDHAQQALGDVVFVELPEVGQSLAGGDEFGVIESVKAASDLYSPVTGDVVEVNKSLEEAPETVNESPYEDGWIVKVRISDSSELDALLDAETYTSLVEAEE; this is encoded by the coding sequence ATGAGCTCCATCCCTTCGAACCTACGCTATACCGATAGCCACGAGTGGGTACTGGATAACGGTGACGGCACCGTGACCCTGGGCATTACCGACCATGCGCAGCAAGCGCTGGGCGATGTGGTGTTCGTGGAACTTCCCGAGGTCGGCCAGTCCCTTGCGGGAGGTGATGAATTTGGTGTGATCGAGTCGGTCAAGGCCGCCTCGGATCTCTACTCCCCAGTGACCGGCGACGTCGTCGAAGTCAACAAATCACTGGAAGAGGCCCCCGAGACAGTCAATGAATCACCCTATGAGGATGGCTGGATCGTCAAGGTGCGCATCAGCGATAGCAGTGAACTCGATGCCCTGCTTGATGCCGAGACCTACACTTCGCTCGTCGAAGCCGAAGAGTGA
- a CDS encoding sodium:alanine symporter family protein, which produces METLTSLFSAVNAVVWGPLMLVLLLGVGVYLQLGLKLLPIRKLGMGFRLLWQGRDSKAQAGGKSDQDGEISPFNALMTALSATIGTGNIAGVATAIALGGPGAVFWMWITALVGMATKFAEAVLAVRYRETDDTGNHVGGPMFYIKNGLGHKWMWLGSAFAFFGAVAAFGIGNTVQSNSVADALDSSFGIPHWLTGVVIMVLAGAVILGGIKRIAKVAGKLVPLMAFAYIAAGLVVLIINAGQIGEAFRLIFYYAFNPIAAAGGFAGAAVMAAIRFGVARGIFSNEAGLGSAPIAHAAARTRNPVRQGLIAMLGTFIDTIIVCTITALVILTSTAWIAGEEGASLTALSFEAALPGVGNHIVAIALAVFAFTTILGWSFYGEKCFQFLFGTRSIMLYRVLFVLAIPLGAMAQLGFIWLMADTFNALMAIPNLIALALLSPVVFKLTRDFLDGKTILPGEELKH; this is translated from the coding sequence ATGGAAACCTTGACCAGTCTCTTCAGCGCGGTCAATGCCGTGGTGTGGGGACCACTGATGCTGGTATTGCTGCTTGGCGTGGGGGTTTACCTCCAGCTAGGCCTGAAACTGTTGCCCATTCGTAAGTTGGGCATGGGGTTCAGATTGCTGTGGCAGGGGCGAGACAGCAAGGCTCAGGCCGGCGGCAAGTCTGATCAGGATGGAGAGATATCCCCCTTCAACGCGTTGATGACGGCACTCTCTGCCACCATCGGCACGGGGAATATCGCCGGTGTCGCAACCGCCATTGCACTGGGTGGCCCTGGTGCAGTGTTCTGGATGTGGATTACCGCGCTGGTCGGCATGGCCACTAAATTCGCCGAGGCGGTGCTGGCGGTGCGTTACCGCGAAACGGACGATACCGGCAACCACGTCGGTGGCCCGATGTTCTACATCAAGAATGGTCTGGGCCATAAATGGATGTGGTTGGGTAGCGCCTTTGCCTTTTTCGGCGCAGTGGCGGCGTTCGGCATCGGCAATACCGTGCAGTCCAACTCCGTGGCCGATGCGCTGGACTCGAGCTTCGGCATTCCACACTGGCTAACTGGTGTCGTGATCATGGTCTTGGCAGGGGCGGTCATTTTGGGAGGGATCAAGCGCATCGCCAAGGTGGCGGGAAAGCTGGTGCCGTTGATGGCCTTCGCTTACATTGCCGCAGGGCTCGTGGTGCTGATCATCAATGCCGGGCAGATCGGCGAGGCGTTCCGCCTGATCTTCTATTACGCCTTCAACCCTATTGCGGCCGCCGGCGGTTTCGCAGGGGCCGCGGTGATGGCAGCGATTCGGTTCGGCGTTGCCCGCGGGATATTTTCCAACGAAGCGGGGCTTGGTAGCGCCCCCATTGCGCATGCCGCAGCGCGGACACGCAATCCGGTGCGCCAGGGGCTGATCGCGATGCTCGGCACCTTCATCGATACGATCATCGTCTGCACCATCACTGCGCTTGTCATTCTCACCTCGACTGCATGGATCGCCGGTGAAGAGGGGGCCTCGCTGACGGCGCTCTCCTTCGAGGCGGCACTGCCGGGAGTCGGCAACCATATCGTGGCGATCGCCTTGGCCGTATTTGCCTTCACGACGATTCTGGGCTGGTCCTTCTATGGCGAAAAGTGCTTCCAGTTCCTGTTCGGCACCCGCTCGATCATGCTCTATCGTGTATTGTTCGTGCTGGCGATTCCGTTGGGTGCCATGGCGCAGCTTGGCTTCATCTGGCTGATGGCCGATACCTTCAATGCTCTGATGGCAATCCCCAATTTGATCGCTCTGGCCTTGCTCTCGCCAGTGGTCTTCAAGCTCACTCGCGACTTCCTCGACGGCAAGACGATTCTGCCGGGCGAAGAACTCAAGCACTAG
- the gcvP gene encoding aminomethyl-transferring glycine dehydrogenase: MAYDTRRLAELAGHDAFIHRHNGPGADDVAPMLAELNIDSLASLIEQTIPRSIRLGRELNLDGPRTEAEALDYLKRLARQNKVFKTYIGQGYYNTHLPAVIQRNVLENPGWYTAYTPYQPEIAQGRLEGLLNFQQMVMDLTGMELANASLLDEATAAAEAMALCKRANKKSKSDAFFVADDVLPQTLDVVRTRAHYFGFELIVAPMASLGEQEVFGALLQYPGASGQVHDLAPLLAKARDNGIMTCVAADIMALVMLREPGSMGADIVVGNSQRFGVPMGYGGPHAAFFATTDSLKRSIPGRIIGVSKDARGNQALRMAMQTREQHIRREKATSNICTAQALLANIAGFYAVYHGAEGLRIIASRIHRLTTLLAEGLKRKGVPLAFDSWFDTLRLTGVDAGKIHGRAMTREINLHYFEGGDIGVSLDETTTSHDLDALFDVLLGEEHGLSVATLDEEILAGAISGIPGPCRRESDFLTHPTFRRYRSETEMLRYLKRLENKDLSLTQAMIPLGSCTMKLNATSEMVPITWPEFAQIHPFAPQEQVAGYRQMIDELAAFLVEITGYDHISMQPNSGAQGEYAGLVAIRRFQAAEGQGHRDICLIPSSAHGTNPASAAMAQMKVVVVECDDNGNIDLNDLRAKAQQYSSQLTAIMLTYPSTHGVFEEEVREACEIVHEHGGQVYIDGANMNAQVGLCRPGDFGGDVSHLNLHKTFCIPHGGGGPGMGPIGVKAHLAPYVSNHVVTPIAGVNEECGAVSAAAFGSASILPISWAYIKMMGARGLREATELAILNANYIARRLESHFPVLYRGINGTVAHECIIDIRPLKAASGISEEDIAKRLMDYGFHAPTMSFPVPGTLMVEPTESESRYEIDRFCDAMISIREEIARVERGDWPADNNPLIHAPHTMADLMDEPWKRPYSRETGVFPSDAVKAAKYWPAVNRVDNVHGDRQLICSCPSIDAYRD, encoded by the coding sequence ATGGCTTATGACACTCGACGCCTGGCCGAACTGGCCGGACACGACGCCTTTATCCATCGCCACAACGGGCCTGGCGCCGATGATGTCGCGCCCATGCTGGCCGAGTTGAATATCGACAGTCTCGCCTCACTGATCGAGCAGACCATACCCCGCAGCATCCGCCTGGGGCGCGAGCTCAACCTAGACGGACCCCGCACCGAAGCCGAGGCGCTGGACTACCTCAAGCGATTGGCACGGCAGAACAAGGTCTTCAAGACATACATCGGTCAAGGCTACTACAACACTCATCTGCCAGCGGTCATCCAGCGAAACGTGTTGGAAAATCCCGGTTGGTATACCGCTTACACTCCCTACCAGCCTGAGATCGCCCAGGGGCGTCTGGAGGGTCTGCTCAATTTCCAGCAGATGGTAATGGATCTCACCGGCATGGAGCTTGCCAATGCGTCGCTGCTCGACGAAGCCACCGCCGCCGCGGAGGCCATGGCGCTGTGCAAGCGGGCCAACAAGAAGTCGAAGAGCGACGCCTTCTTCGTCGCCGACGACGTGCTGCCGCAGACGCTCGACGTGGTACGCACCCGAGCACACTACTTCGGTTTCGAGCTGATCGTCGCGCCAATGGCAAGCCTCGGTGAGCAGGAAGTGTTCGGCGCACTGCTACAGTATCCGGGCGCAAGCGGCCAGGTACACGATCTCGCACCGCTGCTCGCTAAGGCGCGCGATAACGGCATCATGACATGCGTGGCCGCCGACATCATGGCCCTGGTAATGCTCCGTGAGCCCGGTTCCATGGGTGCCGACATCGTCGTCGGCAATAGCCAGCGCTTCGGCGTACCGATGGGGTACGGCGGCCCGCACGCGGCCTTCTTCGCCACCACCGACTCCCTCAAGCGCTCGATTCCGGGCAGGATCATCGGTGTCTCCAAGGATGCCCGAGGCAACCAGGCGCTGCGCATGGCCATGCAGACCCGCGAACAGCACATTCGCCGTGAGAAGGCCACCTCCAACATCTGTACCGCTCAGGCATTGCTGGCCAACATCGCCGGCTTCTATGCCGTCTACCATGGCGCCGAAGGGCTGCGTATCATCGCCTCGCGCATCCATCGCCTGACGACGCTTCTTGCCGAAGGCCTCAAGCGTAAAGGCGTCCCGCTCGCCTTCGACAGCTGGTTCGATACCCTTCGTCTGACCGGCGTCGATGCCGGCAAGATTCATGGTCGAGCCATGACCCGGGAGATCAACCTGCACTACTTTGAGGGCGGCGATATCGGCGTGAGCCTCGACGAGACCACCACCTCCCACGATCTCGATGCGCTGTTCGACGTGCTGCTCGGTGAGGAGCACGGGCTTTCGGTCGCGACGCTTGACGAAGAGATTCTCGCCGGTGCCATTAGCGGCATTCCCGGCCCATGCCGCCGCGAATCGGATTTCCTGACACATCCCACCTTCCGGCGCTACCGCAGCGAAACCGAAATGCTGCGCTACCTCAAGCGGCTCGAGAACAAGGATCTGTCACTGACCCAGGCGATGATTCCGCTCGGCTCATGCACCATGAAGCTCAACGCCACCAGTGAGATGGTGCCGATCACCTGGCCTGAGTTCGCCCAAATCCACCCATTCGCTCCCCAGGAACAGGTCGCCGGCTATCGGCAGATGATCGATGAACTGGCGGCATTTTTGGTCGAGATAACAGGCTACGACCATATCTCGATGCAGCCCAATTCCGGCGCTCAGGGCGAATACGCCGGCCTGGTTGCCATTCGTCGATTCCAGGCAGCCGAGGGACAGGGCCATCGCGACATCTGCCTGATCCCCAGTTCCGCACATGGCACCAACCCGGCTTCCGCGGCAATGGCGCAGATGAAGGTAGTGGTGGTCGAGTGCGACGATAACGGCAACATCGATCTGAATGATCTGCGGGCCAAGGCACAGCAGTACAGCTCCCAGCTCACGGCGATCATGCTCACCTACCCCTCCACCCATGGGGTGTTCGAAGAGGAAGTGCGCGAGGCGTGCGAGATCGTTCATGAGCATGGCGGCCAAGTCTACATCGATGGAGCCAATATGAATGCCCAGGTCGGCCTATGCCGCCCCGGTGACTTCGGCGGCGACGTTTCCCACCTCAACCTGCATAAGACTTTCTGCATTCCCCATGGCGGCGGCGGGCCAGGCATGGGCCCGATCGGCGTCAAGGCGCATCTGGCGCCCTACGTCTCCAACCACGTGGTGACACCGATTGCCGGCGTCAACGAAGAGTGCGGCGCGGTCTCGGCGGCGGCCTTTGGCAGCGCCTCGATCCTGCCGATCTCCTGGGCCTACATCAAGATGATGGGGGCACGCGGTTTGCGCGAAGCAACCGAGCTTGCGATCCTCAACGCCAACTACATCGCACGTCGCCTCGAGTCTCACTTTCCGGTGCTCTACCGCGGCATCAACGGCACCGTCGCCCATGAATGCATCATCGACATCCGTCCTCTCAAGGCTGCTTCCGGGATCAGCGAGGAGGATATCGCCAAGCGTCTGATGGACTATGGCTTCCATGCGCCTACCATGTCCTTCCCGGTACCCGGCACGTTGATGGTGGAACCGACCGAGTCGGAGTCCCGTTACGAGATCGACCGCTTCTGCGATGCCATGATCAGCATTCGCGAGGAGATTGCCCGGGTGGAGCGCGGCGACTGGCCAGCGGACAACAACCCGCTGATTCATGCCCCTCACACCATGGCCGACCTGATGGATGAGCCGTGGAAGCGCCCCTATTCCCGCGAAACCGGCGTCTTTCCCTCGGACGCCGTCAAGGCAGCCAAGTACTGGCCGGCGGTCAATCGTGTCGATAACGTGCATGGCGATCGGCAACTGATCTGCTCCTGTCCAAGTATCGACGCCTATCGCGACTGA